TTTAGTTCGAGAAAAATCTCTCGAACTGGTTCGAGCATTgtctgctccattctgatccagttgcctgctcatggtctggaaaagcaaatccttgggcccctgcacctacatgggagacctggatgcagttcctggcccagcccaggctgttgtggccacaggggatggaagatgtttttctccctctctctgacagcctttcgaataaataaacctCGGCATTAAGTCTTAATCTCCGGAGTGAACGGTTATGGAGACAGGGCCCTGGGGGCCTCACAGAGGAAGAGACGGGGCAGCGTTGGAGGGCACAAGGCAGGCCACGGGAGGGCACAAGACAAGGGGAGGGGCCTCGGGAGAAGCCAGCCCTGCTGAGGCTTTGATAGCCAGAGGGCGAGAAAGTAAGTCTTGTTTAAGCCTCTGTGCTGTGCGAATCCTATCACACGGAGCCCGGTTTTAGCGGGATGCTTGGAAGAGTCTCTCTCCAAGGAAGGTATGCGAGTGGAACTTTGGAAGAAAACTCACAGGTGCTTAGAGGAAAAGGACAAAAGACAGACCTGCGAAGGACTGAGATGACCAGGCTGGCAGTGGCCTGCTCGTGGTGGGCGACCTGCGCCTTAAACCGCGTGATTATCGTCTCCCCAGCTCAGACACGGGGTCGGGCAGCAACCCCGCCTAAGCCCCCTGGAAACGTTCGGGTGCTTCTGCGGACCGGGACCAGAAAGCATGATCCTGTTGTCTGGTTTTAGGGACAGAACGTTTCGTTTTGAGCAACTCGGACCAAACCCAACACGACCGTCTCCGTCTACCCCGCCGCCCCGCCGGCCTGCACACGCGCGTTCGACCCTGGAGACCCTTAGTCCTGCGGTTGCGGGCCAGCGGGGTCGGCGTCGCTCCGCGGAGCCGCCCGGCCCAGCACCAGGGCGGAGGGAGCCGTCCACGGGCCGCGCCCCTGCGGCCTGGCCACGAGAGGGCAGCGCGTCCGCCCGGCCCAGGCTGGACACTACGGGACCCGCCCGCAGACCCGGCCCGGCTCGGCCCTGCAGAGCCCCTTCCCCGGGCCgacgccccctgccctgccccgacCCTCGGGCGCGGGGCTCTCCGGCCTCCGTCAGGAACCTGAGCCCGGGCTCCCTCCGTCCACACTGCGCGCGGGACCCCGGCCCGAGAGCCGCGCCCGCCTGAGCCCGGGCTCCCTCCGTCCACACCGAGCGCGGGACCCCGGCCCGAGAGCCGCGCCCGCCTCacagccccagggccctgccccgtCAGGCGCCCGCTCAGAGCGCGGGTCCCCGAGTCGCCCGGCTCTTATCCTAAAGCTGCAGGTCGCGCTGCCCCCTTCCCGGGCTCGGTGCGAGGACTAAAGACCAAGCCCCCGAGACCCGTCCTCCGAGCAGCACCGCCGCGGACGGAAAGCCGCCATTTCACTTCCGCGCCGCGGCGGACACTGGCCAATCACGGCGGGGGGCGGGTTAGCGGACAGCGCCGCCGCCCAATCAGGACCGTCAGCGGCCCGGGGAGGCGGAGGCGGGCGGACACCAGGTGACGTCTCCCCGCCCCTCACCCCCGCACAACAGCACAGCTGCTTCTCCGGAGAACGTGGTGGCTCTGAAAAGAGCCTTTGGGTCCGCAGGAAGCCGTGACGAGCCTACTTGGAGCTGGTGTACTTGGTGACGGCCTTGGTGCCCTCGGACACGGCGTGCTTGGCCAGCTCGCCGGGCAGCAGCAGGCGCACGGCCGTCTGGATCTCGCGCGACGTGATGGTCGAGCGCTTGTTGTAGTGCGCCAGGCGCGACGCCTCGCCGGCGATGCGCTCGAAGATGTCGTTGACGAACGAGTTCATGATGCCCATGGCCTTGGACGAGATGCCGGTGTCGGGGTGCACCTGCTTGAGCACCTTGTACACGTACACCGAGTAGCTCTCCTTGCGGCTGCGCTTGCGCTTCTTGCCGTCCTTCTTCTGCGCCTTGGTCACCGCCTTCTTGGAGCCCTTCTTCGGGGCCGGCGCCGACTTCGCGGGCTCGGGCATGATCGAAACCTCTGAGTCTTCTAGCGCGAGGAAACGGAGTGTGGGCTAACGCACGCACCCTGGCTATTTGTTTGGTGCGAATGCAAATGAGGCGTAGCAGCGATTCGGATTTTCATTGGCTCACTTAGTGTCTTTCTCTCTGATAGGCTAGTTTTG
The sequence above is drawn from the Lepus europaeus isolate LE1 chromosome 3, mLepTim1.pri, whole genome shotgun sequence genome and encodes:
- the LOC133753211 gene encoding histone H2B type 1-C/E/F/G/I produces the protein MPEPAKSAPAPKKGSKKAVTKAQKKDGKKRKRSRKESYSVYVYKVLKQVHPDTGISSKAMGIMNSFVNDIFERIAGEASRLAHYNKRSTITSREIQTAVRLLLPGELAKHAVSEGTKAVTKYTSSK